A window of the Rhodoferax sp. GW822-FHT02A01 genome harbors these coding sequences:
- a CDS encoding isochorismatase family cysteine hydrolase: protein MENTLLSVNATPFAYPFDLQKTALVIIDMQRDFVEPGGFGETLGNDVSLLTAIVPTCKEVLTSWRAAGGQVIHTREAHLPDLSDCPPAKRNRGNPTLRIGDEGPMGRILVAGEPGNQIIDELMPLDSEIVIDKPGKGMFYGTGLHEMLQELDITHLIFMGVTTEVCVQTSMREANDRGYDSLLLTDCTESYLPEFKASTIAMIHAQGAIVGWTAPSAQLLAVLE, encoded by the coding sequence ATGGAAAACACACTCCTCAGCGTGAACGCAACGCCGTTTGCGTATCCCTTCGATCTGCAGAAGACGGCGCTGGTCATCATCGACATGCAGCGCGACTTTGTGGAACCCGGCGGCTTTGGTGAGACGCTGGGCAACGATGTGTCCTTGCTCACCGCCATCGTTCCCACTTGCAAGGAAGTGCTGACCTCCTGGCGTGCCGCCGGCGGGCAGGTCATCCACACGCGCGAAGCCCATCTACCAGATCTGTCGGACTGCCCACCGGCCAAGCGCAACCGGGGCAACCCCACGCTGCGCATCGGCGACGAAGGGCCCATGGGCCGCATCCTGGTGGCGGGCGAGCCGGGCAACCAGATCATTGATGAACTCATGCCCCTGGACTCCGAGATCGTCATTGACAAGCCCGGCAAAGGCATGTTCTATGGAACCGGTCTGCACGAGATGCTGCAGGAGCTGGACATCACCCACCTGATCTTCATGGGCGTGACCACCGAGGTATGTGTGCAGACCTCCATGCGTGAGGCCAACGACCGGGGCTACGACAGCCTGCTGCTGACGGATTGCACCGAGAGCTACTTACCGGAGTTCAAGGCATCCACCATCGCCATGATCCACGCCCAGGGCGCCATCGTGGGCTGGACGGCGCCCAGTGCACAGCTGCTGGCCGTGCTGGAGTAA
- a CDS encoding GntR family transcriptional regulator, producing the protein MTTETGQTSPAPVPAARYSVADDVYDKIKKDVAEFRLIPGDRFTENELCLRLKVSRTPVRQALYRLQQEGYVEVLFRSGWRVLPFDFDKFEQLYDLRMLLEFDAVKRLCDEGVARSRKGQELIDGLAAIWLVPASERSHDTAQVSQWDEEFHCALVEAAGNQEIARVHREVTDRIRIIRRLDFTKQARIDATYDEHAKILKLIQRKRGDQAAMLLRAHIETSQSEVRKITLHQVFMARQAK; encoded by the coding sequence ATGACTACAGAAACCGGCCAAACCTCACCCGCACCAGTGCCAGCGGCACGCTACTCGGTAGCTGACGATGTCTACGACAAGATCAAAAAGGATGTTGCCGAATTCCGGCTGATTCCCGGTGACCGGTTTACCGAAAACGAGTTGTGCCTGCGCCTGAAGGTGTCACGCACTCCAGTGCGCCAGGCCCTGTACCGGCTGCAGCAGGAAGGCTATGTGGAGGTGCTGTTTCGCAGTGGCTGGCGCGTGCTGCCGTTTGACTTCGACAAGTTCGAGCAGCTCTACGACTTGCGCATGCTGCTGGAGTTCGATGCGGTCAAGCGGCTGTGCGACGAAGGCGTTGCGCGAAGCCGCAAAGGTCAGGAACTGATAGACGGGTTGGCAGCGATTTGGCTGGTGCCCGCCAGTGAGCGCAGCCATGACACGGCACAAGTCAGCCAATGGGACGAGGAGTTCCACTGCGCCCTGGTGGAGGCCGCGGGCAACCAGGAGATCGCCCGGGTGCACAGGGAGGTGACAGACCGGATACGGATCATCCGGCGGCTGGACTTCACCAAACAGGCGCGCATCGATGCCACCTACGACGAGCACGCCAAGATTCTCAAGCTGATACAGCGCAAGCGCGGGGACCAAGCCGCCATGCTGTTGCGGGCGCATATCGAGACCAGCCAGTCCGAGGTGCGCAAGATCACTTTGCACCAGGTTTTCATGGCCCGGCAGGCCAAGTAA